The stretch of DNA TGACCCTAGCACTCCTCTTTAAATTTaatgtattaatttattttcttcgtGCAGAGAATGACAAAGGTTGTCGGTGCCCTAAATATAGTCACTCACAGCATGTTTTTTCTgtgttaaattaaattgaatggATACAAAAAACAAAGGAAATTAGGATAATGTAAAGTAATTTTAcactaatatttttcttttacgatGAAACTGAGGATTGAACTCAGAACCTATAGCGTACTATCAAAATAGTTTACACCTATAGTTTTAGTTAGGTTGCAAAGACATTTCTTATAGGCTAGTATGCACATGATATAGTTTACACCTATATTTTTAGGTTGCAAAGACATTTCAGACCAtaccatatcattttatttttcttcgaCAGAGAAgaatactatataatataactaTTTAGCATAACTAGAAGCCTTTTCATTTCCAAATTTCCAAACCAGATATTCAAAATGTCAGCTATGGATGAAAACATGCTATAAAATAATTgacatttttttccttcttttttgaCAAGAAAAGAAAGCAAAGGAATAATTATAGTATTGATTCCAAGGAATAATATTACACAATAAATTTTAACAATGTTTTCATGCCTCCCATGAAAACCAACCAACAATATCCGAGAAATGCCGCTATAATATTTGCGGATGAGCAAGTGTAGAGAGTTAATCACTAGTCCAAGTCAAGGAACTCCATTCTTTTTCTCATAGTCCCTTTCAGTTCTGAAGCATCCCTTTCTACTTTTTGTGCCTACAATATCACATTTCCATTCAATATAGAATATTTAACAAACTATTGTTTGCATTATTGCATACAAACAACTTGTAGAACCGCATGCAACCACTTTACAAATCAAACAGAAAATCAATCATAAGTAAAATTTATCAAGTTCAAACAACCACTACAGCTTATCAATCATACATCAAACGGGAAAGTAGTTTAAGTATTTTAGtctaagaatttaatttttaaagaaGGATTTTCAAAATTTCGGATTAATTATATGTTAAAAGGTTGTTAAGTTATATTGGGTCTATGAATCATCAGTTTAAGGATGTGACATTTTTCTGCATAAATATGAAGCTCTTCTGGTCTGTGCATAACAAAATACTTCTGGTCTGCATAATTATGAAACCGTTCTATGTGTTAAATTTTCTGCATTTGACCAAAAATCTGAACTAAGAAGTATTTCAATACATGCAATAGCAAAATACTAGCTTACTGCTAAGGTAAGTAAAGAGATAAACAGCCAGGAAAAGTAGGGCATGGAAGGGCTTCTCTCAATCAGTTTATATTTATAATGCCACAACCATCTACATAAAGAAGACGTATTCAAGGATCCTTAATAAGTAGTACTAATTTAATTGCTAGAATTTGGTAAGCAGGGTCAATACATAAGTGAAGTTTACTATGTCAATCCAAATGATAAAAAGCATGGACTATTAGTTTATGTTTATCCACTTTGTATCTAGTTATTGTCATATTAGTACAAGCAACCTGGTGTTGTAATTTGTAAAACTCTTGGAATGGGTCCGAGGTAAATTCGGATCCATTGTCGGTCTACTGTAGACAGGCTTATCTTATGACTTATATTTGCATGAGACTAATTTCACGACTCAACCCAATGACGTAGTCTTGAAGCATCAATTCTAACTATAGTACCAACTACTACCAATACAacactcatcatcatcatcaccacaaTATAAGTTAACCTTAATCCCCAAGCCAAGAAATATATAACTTGCCATCAAATACTGTAATGACTAGTAGATTCACACACAAAAGTACATTAGTTGTGTTTGGAACCCATAAACATATTCTGAGGTTTCAGAGAAGTAAGTAAAAACAACGAAAGAAGGGAACAAAAGAAATAATACTTCAGCAGTGTTTGTTGAGTTGCAGAGGGAACAAGAGACCTAAGAAGCAAATTTTCAGTCCCATGTTTGCCCTTCACAAAGGGTTTTCCCCTTTCCACAGCTAGAGCTCCGTTTTCAATGATAACAAATCAGAATGCCCCCTCTTTTGTGTTCTCCTATTTAAGCCAATTCCCTAACTCTTAACACTTCAACTACCCAACATGACTATTCTTACTAAATAACTATTCTTATTTCTAACTAACTACTATCAAACCCTATCAATCTGTTTCATTCAGAAGTGTTTTGCATCTTCAAGATGTAACGAATGTTTgtaaagagaagaaaaaaaaatgaaattagatGATAATAGGCACTCTGGGACTGAAATGAATGTATATGTCACAACATTGTATTACCTTAGTGAGTGGAAAAACAAGGTCACAGAAATTTGACAAAGAATATCATATAGAAGTTCAATTTAGGAGTATTTACCTTCCTGATTTCTTCCGTAGGAACACGAGTTATATGTGGGGGAAGTTCCTCCCTCTCTAAGTCCTGAAAGTTGAAAGACGATTGTAAAACTGAGAATAACAAGTAGAAATAGTTTTAAATGCAAAGGGAAATAATTAGCAATCATACCATCTCACCGATTAGAACAACATTTTCTCCACGGATTACATAAAGACCTAGAGGAATGTCGCAATATAGATCACCAACAATAACCCTCTCACATGCACCCTCAAGAACAGCATTAGCTGCATGTTATTGATAGGAAACTATTAGAAATTCAATGTTAAGCATGTCAAATCTTTACATAATTTGAGAACTTTTTACCAAATTGATCAAAAGAACGAAGTGTCCCCATGAGCTTTCTACCATCTCTTAGCAATATAAGAAGTTTCTCTACA from Trifolium pratense cultivar HEN17-A07 linkage group LG5, ARS_RC_1.1, whole genome shotgun sequence encodes:
- the LOC123885586 gene encoding sm-like protein LSM1B isoform X2; amino-acid sequence: MSWAGSEDIYLSTSLASYLDTNAVLEGACERVIVGDLYCDIPLGLYVIRGENVVLIGEMDLEREELPPHITRVPTEEIRKAQKVERDASELKGTMRKRMEFLDLD
- the LOC123885586 gene encoding sm-like protein LSM1B isoform X1 codes for the protein MSWAGSEDIYLSTSLASYLDKKLLILLRDGRKLMGTLRSFDQFANAVLEGACERVIVGDLYCDIPLGLYVIRGENVVLIGEMDLEREELPPHITRVPTEEIRKAQKVERDASELKGTMRKRMEFLDLD